The Candidatus Methylomirabilota bacterium genome includes the window CAGATGGCCGGGTCGGTGTCCACGTAGAGTTCGAGGCCGTTGCCGTCGGGATCGTCCAGGTAGATCGACTGGCTCACGCGATGGTCCATCAGGTGCAGCTTCTTGAGGCCGTGGGCCTCCAGATGGGCCTTGGCGGCGCGAAGCTCCTCGAGGCTGTTGCCGATCTTCAGCGCCACGTGGTAGAGCCCTACCGCGCCCGGCTCGGCCTGGGGCGCCTCGGGGCCGACCTCCATGACA containing:
- a CDS encoding VOC family protein — encoded protein: MAIRVERVGHVVLKVKDLERSARFYRDVLGLKEVARGTFGRPMAFFSTGQNHHDIAVMEVGPEAPQAEPGAVGLYHVALKIGNSLEELRAAKAHLEAHGLKKLHLMDHRVSQSIYLDDPDGNGLELYVDTDPAIWRADPGSVATAGPLRL